A stretch of the uncultured Methanobrevibacter sp. genome encodes the following:
- a CDS encoding FumA C-terminus/TtdB family hydratase beta subunit, translated as MEKKINVPITNESVADLKIGDVISLTGNILTARDQAHKRIIEQGAPSNIVGAAIFHAGPIISKDGDDYKMVAIGPTTSMRMNPYQSDVIEMGAKIVIGKGGMDDTVREALVENEAVYVVATGGCAALYVDAVEEIESVDWLDLGMPEAIWNLKVKDFGPLIVAMDSKGNSLYD; from the coding sequence ATGGAGAAAAAAATTAATGTACCAATTACCAATGAAAGTGTCGCTGATTTGAAAATTGGTGATGTTATTAGTTTAACCGGAAACATATTAACTGCAAGAGATCAAGCACATAAAAGAATAATCGAACAAGGTGCTCCAAGTAATATTGTTGGTGCAGCTATTTTTCATGCCGGTCCGATAATATCAAAGGATGGGGATGACTATAAAATGGTTGCTATTGGTCCAACTACTTCAATGCGTATGAATCCGTATCAGAGTGATGTAATTGAAATGGGTGCAAAAATTGTAATTGGAAAAGGTGGTATGGACGATACTGTTCGTGAAGCTTTGGTTGAAAATGAAGCAGTTTATGTGGTTGCAACCGGAGGCTGTGCTGCATTATATGTTGATGCTGTCGAAGAGATAGAAAGTGTGGACTGGTTAGATTTGGGAATGCCTGAGGCTATTTGGAATTTGAAAGTTAAGGACTTCGGTCCACTCATTGTAGCTATGGATAGTAAAGGTAATAGTTTATATGATTAA